The following proteins are co-located in the Gossypium hirsutum isolate 1008001.06 chromosome A02, Gossypium_hirsutum_v2.1, whole genome shotgun sequence genome:
- the LOC107951427 gene encoding uncharacterized protein isoform X2: MMSKKASNCAICDNSNRASICAVCVNYRLNEYNSLLKSLKNHRDLLYSKLNELIAAKGKADDQLNWRVRQSEKLTNLKEKLRRSKEQLAQGILSLQLEKNRVEKLEKFYPNLICTQSLGHMAITSERLHKQSVVIKQICKLFPQRRVHLDEERRDGSSGQYDLICSARLPRGLDPHSVPTEELAASLGYMVQLLNLVVHNLAAPALHNSGFAGSCSRIWQRDSYWDARPSSRSNEYPLFIPRQNYCSTSGDNSWTDKSSSNFGVASMESERRPHLDSINSFNYSSASPHTVETHKDLQKGISLLKKSVACVTTYCYNSLCLDVPTESSTFEAFSKLLATLSSTREVRSVFSLKMACSRSGKRAQQLNKSVWNVNSPMSSSTLLESAHMLPLTKNLSDHNLPSSAASFLFGNEISDNGKNESLIDGWDIVEHPTFPPPPSETEDIEHWTRAMFIDATRR; encoded by the exons ATGATGTCAAAGAAAGCCAGCAACTGCGCTATTTGCGACAATTCAAATCGCGCTTCTATTTGCGCCGTTTGCGTCAATTACAG ATTAAATGAGTATAATTCTTTGTTAAAATCATTGAAAAACCATCGTGATTtgttatattcaaaattaaacgaACTGATTGCCGCAAAG ggGAAAGCTGATGATCAACTGAATTGGAGAGTTCGTCAAAGCGAGAAGCTAACTAACTTGAAAGAGAAGCTTCGTCGAAGCAAGGAACAATTAGCTCAAG GTATTTTATCTTTGCAGTTGGAAAAGAATCGTGTGGAAAAGCTCGAAAAGTTCTATCCCAATCTTATTTGCACACAAAGCCTGGGGCAT ATGGCAATTACCTCAGAACGTCTTCACAAGCAATCGGTTGTCATAAAACAGATATGCAAATTGTTTCCCCAACGTCGT GTACATTTAGATGAGGAGCGAAGAGATGGATCTAGTGGTCAGTATGATCTGATTTGCAGTGCACGCTTGCCAAGGGGGCTTGATCCACACTCTGTTCCCACAGAAGAGCTTGCTGCCTCGTTAGG ATACATGGTACAGCTTCTAAATCTTGTTGTTCATAATTTGGCTGCTCCTGCTCTTCATAACTCAGGTTTTGCG GGGTCTTGCTCCCGAATATGGCAACGGGATTCTTATTGGGATGCACGTCCTTCTTCTCGAAG CAATGAATATCCGCTTTTTATACCACGCCAAAATTACTGCTCCACTAGTGGGGATAATTCATGGACAGATAAAAGCTCTAGTAATTTTGGTGTTGCTTCAATGGAATCCGAGAGAAGGCCTCATCTGGATTCAATTAATAGCTTCAATTATTCTTCTGCCTCTCCACACACCGTTGAAACACACAAGGACTTGCAGAAAGGGATTTCTCTTCTGAAGAAAAGTGTGGCATGTGTAACAACTTACTGCTATAACTCACTCTGTTTAGATGTTCCTACCGAGTCATCTACCTTCGAAGCATTTTCTAAATTATTGGCCACGTTATCTTCAACTAGGGAAGTTCGATCTGTTTTTTCCTTGAAAATGGCTTGTTCAAG gtCAGGTAAGCGAGCTCAACAGCTTAACAAGTCTGTCTGGAATGTGAATTCTCCTATGTCATCGAGCACATTATTGGAGAGTGCACACATGCTGCCTTTGACG AAAAACTTATCCGATCACAACCTTCCGAGTTCAGCTGCCAGTTTTCTTTTCGGCAATGAGATATCTGATAACGGGAAGAACGAAAGCCTTATTGATGGATGGGATATAGTGGAGCATCCGACATTTCCCCCTCCACCATCAGAAACCGAGGATATTGAGCATTGGACTCGAGCAATGTTTATCGATGCCACAAGGCGATGA
- the LOC107951427 gene encoding uncharacterized protein isoform X1, producing the protein MMSKKASNCAICDNSNRASICAVCVNYRLNEYNSLLKSLKNHRDLLYSKLNELIAAKGKADDQLNWRVRQSEKLTNLKEKLRRSKEQLAQGKVKIERVSHELKVKYGVLKSARGMLEKNRVEKLEKFYPNLICTQSLGHMAITSERLHKQSVVIKQICKLFPQRRVHLDEERRDGSSGQYDLICSARLPRGLDPHSVPTEELAASLGYMVQLLNLVVHNLAAPALHNSGFAGSCSRIWQRDSYWDARPSSRSNEYPLFIPRQNYCSTSGDNSWTDKSSSNFGVASMESERRPHLDSINSFNYSSASPHTVETHKDLQKGISLLKKSVACVTTYCYNSLCLDVPTESSTFEAFSKLLATLSSTREVRSVFSLKMACSRSGKRAQQLNKSVWNVNSPMSSSTLLESAHMLPLTKNLSDHNLPSSAASFLFGNEISDNGKNESLIDGWDIVEHPTFPPPPSETEDIEHWTRAMFIDATRR; encoded by the exons ATGATGTCAAAGAAAGCCAGCAACTGCGCTATTTGCGACAATTCAAATCGCGCTTCTATTTGCGCCGTTTGCGTCAATTACAG ATTAAATGAGTATAATTCTTTGTTAAAATCATTGAAAAACCATCGTGATTtgttatattcaaaattaaacgaACTGATTGCCGCAAAG ggGAAAGCTGATGATCAACTGAATTGGAGAGTTCGTCAAAGCGAGAAGCTAACTAACTTGAAAGAGAAGCTTCGTCGAAGCAAGGAACAATTAGCTCAAG GTAAGGTTAAGATTGAGAGAGTGTCTCATGAGTTAAAGGTTAAGTATGGAGTGCTTAAATCAGCTCGTGGCATG TTGGAAAAGAATCGTGTGGAAAAGCTCGAAAAGTTCTATCCCAATCTTATTTGCACACAAAGCCTGGGGCAT ATGGCAATTACCTCAGAACGTCTTCACAAGCAATCGGTTGTCATAAAACAGATATGCAAATTGTTTCCCCAACGTCGT GTACATTTAGATGAGGAGCGAAGAGATGGATCTAGTGGTCAGTATGATCTGATTTGCAGTGCACGCTTGCCAAGGGGGCTTGATCCACACTCTGTTCCCACAGAAGAGCTTGCTGCCTCGTTAGG ATACATGGTACAGCTTCTAAATCTTGTTGTTCATAATTTGGCTGCTCCTGCTCTTCATAACTCAGGTTTTGCG GGGTCTTGCTCCCGAATATGGCAACGGGATTCTTATTGGGATGCACGTCCTTCTTCTCGAAG CAATGAATATCCGCTTTTTATACCACGCCAAAATTACTGCTCCACTAGTGGGGATAATTCATGGACAGATAAAAGCTCTAGTAATTTTGGTGTTGCTTCAATGGAATCCGAGAGAAGGCCTCATCTGGATTCAATTAATAGCTTCAATTATTCTTCTGCCTCTCCACACACCGTTGAAACACACAAGGACTTGCAGAAAGGGATTTCTCTTCTGAAGAAAAGTGTGGCATGTGTAACAACTTACTGCTATAACTCACTCTGTTTAGATGTTCCTACCGAGTCATCTACCTTCGAAGCATTTTCTAAATTATTGGCCACGTTATCTTCAACTAGGGAAGTTCGATCTGTTTTTTCCTTGAAAATGGCTTGTTCAAG gtCAGGTAAGCGAGCTCAACAGCTTAACAAGTCTGTCTGGAATGTGAATTCTCCTATGTCATCGAGCACATTATTGGAGAGTGCACACATGCTGCCTTTGACG AAAAACTTATCCGATCACAACCTTCCGAGTTCAGCTGCCAGTTTTCTTTTCGGCAATGAGATATCTGATAACGGGAAGAACGAAAGCCTTATTGATGGATGGGATATAGTGGAGCATCCGACATTTCCCCCTCCACCATCAGAAACCGAGGATATTGAGCATTGGACTCGAGCAATGTTTATCGATGCCACAAGGCGATGA